The Panacibacter microcysteis DNA window ATTTTCTACATAATGTTTTTTGGCAGAATCCAAGCTTCCACTTTTTGCTGTTGCGGTATCGTTAGCAGGCGCAGCATTAAAATCGGGCAGCTTTCTCCTGTGTGTGTTAACATTGAAAACACGCGAAACATTAAAGCCAAAATGAATATCTCCCTTGCTCCAGCGGCCCTTTGTTTCATTAATAAAGGTTCGTTCCGTCATGCCCGTAGAGTTGCTGAGGTGCAGCTGAAATACGTGCCCACCGGTTTCTACCTCGTACCCGATAGAAAAAGAGTTATAAGTGCCGGGCAATTTACTGTTTGGCAACTGGTAATAATACTCGGCGGTTATACTTGTACGCTGAGTAAGCTTTAACCTTGCCGCAGCGCCAATGGAAAACAGGTCGTTTGGAATATCGGCAGTTGGTACAATATTGTAGTGCACCATGGTTGGCATTAACTGCATAGAAAAATTACTGCTGAATTTGCGGGCAATCAGCGCCTGAAATGCATAAGTATACCGGTCTGACGATTGACGTTTTACTGTATCTGACGCGTCTTTTATTGTTTTGAGCATTGATGATGCCAGCAGGGTGAGTGATACCGGCATATTGCGCTTGCCTGTTGACTGCCATAAAAGCCTGTATTTTAAAAACGCATCATATTGCTTCTCGAAAGAACTTCTGCCGCCACCAACAGACAATCTTTTTGTAACACCGTACTCGCCGCCAATGCGTACACTGGCAACATCCAAACCAAACAACTCGTATGGCCCCTGGTTCAATGTTCCAAAGCGGTGAGAGATTTTAAAATCAAAAACACCGGGCTGCGTGGTTTCTACAGAATGACCGTTTACAACGCGGCTTGTTTTAAACGTGGCATCTGTATATTGAATCTCGCTTTTGTTTTTCTTGTCCATCTCGGCATCGAGCAATGAATCAAGATTTACATCCTGCGCTGTAACGCTTACGCCCGCCAACACACACAATAATAAAATGATACTTCTTAATTGGAACATAAACAGTTTCTTTAGGCGTTCTATCTTTTATCGTACTGGCAGTTTACAGTAATCTGAATTTCATCAGCCAGTTTCTTTTGTACAAATGACTCCCCTACAATGTTATAGTCGAGCCGTTTTACATTAAACGTAGACTGGGCTGTTACTTTCCCGTTGCTTACTGTAATAGTACCTTTGGCTTTAACTGGCTTTGTTATGTCTTTTATGGTAAGATTGCCTTCAACAGTAACGTTATAAGTGCCATCTTTTGCAAAATTTACATCACTTAAATTGGTAATCTTACCCGAAAATGATGCCCGCGGGTACTTATCACTCGACATGTAGTTTTCATTATTAAAATGATCTTCCATCGACTGTTTGGGAAAATGAAAACTCTTGATGGCAATTTTAAAGTCCATTGCACCGGTAGTGCTGTTCAGTAAACTTACCACTTCATTATTACTGGCCTTAATGTCTTCAATAGCTGTATGAGAATAAAAGTTTACACTGCCATTCCTGGTAAGGTAATCCTGTGCCTGCACATTCAAACAAAAAACGATACCAATAAATACAAAAAGCTTTTTCATAGTGTCAGTATTTTTAATTGTTAGGTGTGCCACTATTTATCCAGGCACTGAACTTATTAATATTACAATCTGAAAGTTTTGAACCCCCCTGCGGCATAGGAGATGCATTACCATCCTGGGTTATGGCGGACATAAGCGTACCGCTTGTTGCAAGACTTTTTACTGTGTTATAATTCTCCAGGTTGTACCCGCCACCAAAAGAGGATGCATTGGCAGCACTGTGGCAGCTAAAACAACTGGTCTGCATAATACTGTTTAAGTCGGTGCTTAACTGAATACCGGTTGTATCACAATCACTGCCATTGGGGTACACCAGCGAAGCTTTATCGTAATAGCAACCCGTGTATAATGCTGCTCCGGCGAACAACAATGAGCAGTATAGCAAAAACTTTATCTTCATATCTCTGTTGATTATAGTCGGTGTAGTTTAATTATTTTTCATACCATCATCAATCCACTGCTGAATCTGGGCAATATTGCAATCGCTTAATTTATTACCGCCCTGCGGCATGGGTGAAAAGCCTGCAGCATGCGTAACAGTTCCAATCAGGGCGCCACTGTTTGCGGCAGATTTTACGCCTTCGTACGTTGAAAGATTTACACCGCCGTTTTGCAATGTGGCTGAATGACAAGCCACACAGTTTGTAGTCATGATTGGCGCTATTGCTGCACTGTACGTGAAAACAGCAGCGTCGCAACTGCTGCAATTATTAGTGTTTTTAGCCCCTTCGAGTATCCACTGCCGGATAGTGGCAATTTGTTCATTGGTAAGGTTTGGCTCACCATTGGGCGGCATGTCTCCGTCCACAATTTCTTCGAATATTTTACTGTCATTCGGCCTTCCCGGATCAATGCCTTTTTTTACAATATTGGCGTAAGAGTCCAATACGTAACCTTCTTCATGTGTAGCTGCATCATGGCAGCCACTTTTTGCACAACTTGTCTGAAAAATCGGTAACACGTCTGCTTCAAAACATACTAACGTATCACCATTTCCGCCGTTGTTACCGGTAGTGTCAGATCCATTACCATCACCTCCGCCATCAGGATTAATAACCTGGTGCTTACAGGCAAAAAATAAACCGGCGGCTACAATGAGCAGCAAAGAAATTCTTTTCATAAGATGAAGTTTAAAACGGGCTACTTTTTAACAATTATTCCCTGGTTAATGATTACGTCTTCCAGGAAGCCGGTACAAATTCCTTTGAATGTAATTGTTGTTCCTTTTGATAATGAGCCAGGGTTTTCTTTAAAAGTACAATTCACTCCAAATATGGGATCGCTGGTTTTTAGGTAAACAACGGCCTGACCTGCCTGGTTGATCTTAAATTCTGACACTTCCCCGGTAACCTCTATAGCTTTATTCAGGTACAGCTCATTGGCTTTATTGGTGTTAACAGCAAAAGAATCGAAGATGGCTGTAGCCGTAGTGCTGATGGCCTGTTCACCGCTTACATCTCGGTGGGGTTTGTTCCATACATATAAAGCGTAAGTAACACCTGCAAGAAACAACAATGAAATAACCACGAGTATTTTACGTCCTCTCTTCATTTTGCTTAAATCTTACTCAAAATAAGCGGATAGCGTGGTAACGTACAACCGGCTAATACCGAGCAGGAAAAACAAGTACCTGAACAGGTTTATTAATGAATTCTAAAGGGTTATGATTTTACATACTGTTGTACAGGCAGCCTGTTGGCCATACTGCGTGCAAGTGTCATCTCATCTGCGTACTCCAGCTCGCCACCAAAGGCAATACCGCGTGCTATTGTTGTAACGGTACAGGGTAAATGCTGTATCTTCTTCTGTATGTAGTAAATAGTAGTGTCGCCCTGTATATTCGGGCTAAGTGCAAATATGATTTCTGCTGTTTTTTCTTCCCCGATCCTGTGTACAAGAGATGCGATATTTAACTGATCAGGTCCAATACCATCCAGCGGCGAAATTACGCCACCCAGTACATGATAGGTGCCATTGAATTGTTGTGTGCTTTCGATAGCTATTACATCTCTTATGTTTTCTACCACGCATATCATTTCCTGCTTTCGCTGCCTGTTGGCACATATAGCGCAAATATCGCTGTCACTGATGTTAAAGCACCGCTGGCAAAACTTTATTTCCCGTCGCATTTTTGCAATCGTTTCGCTAAAGAGTTCTACTTCATTTGCATTTTGCTTTAATAAATGCAGCACCATGCGCAGTGCCGTTTTTTTACCAATACCCGGAAGCTTTGCAAATTCATTCACCGCATTTTCTAATAAAGTAGATGGTAACTGCATAGGGCAAAGATAGTAAGACGAAGAATGTATATTATGAGCCGGGCCATAGTTCTTTGTGGCATCGCCTGTTGCGTCGCACTCTTGTACTGTGGAAATATAATTGAACAAGTGCGAAGACCGAAGCAATCACGTTTTACAAAATAATCAGAGCTGTATGGCAACATTTACAAGCCAGATTTTTGCCATTAATAAATATGACCTGCAATGGAGAAATGTTAGCTTACCTGAACGCTGCAGCCGCCATAAAAAACCAGCCGCACAAGTGAGTGACACAACAGGCGATGCCATGAAAACTGCAGCCGGTCACACATTTCAATAACGTACTCCCGTGAAGCTGGCACAAAAAAATCAGCATGCATTGGTATGCATGCTGATGTAAGTATGGTCTGTATATTTTACAATGTACGTTTTACTTCTTCTTCTTCGTATGCTTCTACTATATCGCCTACTTTTATGTCGTTGTAGTTCTTAATTGTTAAACCACACTCCATACCAACCAGTACATCTTTTACATCATCTTTATAACGCTTCAGTGAAGCCAATTCTGCGCTTGCACCTTCGCCTGTAGGGTATACCACAATACCATCCCTGATTATACGTACTTTGTTTGTACGGTTTATGCGGCCATCGAGTACAAAACAACCTGCAACGGTAGCTTTATCGAATTTGTATACTTCGCGTATTTCCACATTGGCAACAATTTTCTCCTGTATCTTAGGCTCAAGCATACCTTCCATGGCGCTCTTGATCTCTTCGATAGCATTGTAGATGATAGAGTATGCCTTGATCTGTACACCTTCGTTTTCTGCAAGTCTTGCAGCCTGCAAAGACGGGCGTACATTAAATGCCACAATAATTGCGTCTGATGCGGTTGCCAATACAACATCGCTTTCAGAGATCTGGCCTACACCTTTAAGAATAACCTGCACAACGATTTCTTCAGTAGAAAGCTTTTGTAAAGAATCGCTCAATGCTTCAACTGAACCGTCCACATCACCTTTAATGATCAGGTTGAGTTGTTTGAAATTACCCAATGCAAGACGACGGCCAATTTCATCGAGCGTGATATGTTTTCTTGCACGCAAGCCTTGTTCGCGGCTTATTTGTGCACGTTTTATTGCTACATCTTTTGCCTCGCTTTCATCAACATACACTTTGAATTTTTCACCGGCCTGTGGTGCACCGTTAAGGCCAAGTATTTGTACCGGTGAAGATGGCGGCGCAGCTTCTGAACGCTGGTTTCTTTCATTGAACATTGCCTTTACGCGACCGTAATACTGGCCGCTCACCATAATATCTCCCTGGTTAAGTGTGCCATTTTGTACAAGTACAGTGGCTACATAACCACGGCCTTTATCCAGCGATGCTTCGATGATCGTTCCTACTCCTTCTTTTTCAGGATTGGCTTTAAGATCGAGCAGTTCTGCTTCGAGCAATATCTTCTCCAGTAACAAATCAACATTTAAACCCTTCTTGGCAGATAATTCCTGGCTTTGAAATTTACCGCCCCACTCTTCCACCAATATATTCATCTGCGAAAGC harbors:
- a CDS encoding c-type cytochrome domain-containing protein; amino-acid sequence: MKRISLLLIVAAGLFFACKHQVINPDGGGDGNGSDTTGNNGGNGDTLVCFEADVLPIFQTSCAKSGCHDAATHEEGYVLDSYANIVKKGIDPGRPNDSKIFEEIVDGDMPPNGEPNLTNEQIATIRQWILEGAKNTNNCSSCDAAVFTYSAAIAPIMTTNCVACHSATLQNGGVNLSTYEGVKSAANSGALIGTVTHAAGFSPMPQGGNKLSDCNIAQIQQWIDDGMKNN
- a CDS encoding DUF5777 family beta-barrel protein — translated: MFQLRSIILLLCVLAGVSVTAQDVNLDSLLDAEMDKKNKSEIQYTDATFKTSRVVNGHSVETTQPGVFDFKISHRFGTLNQGPYELFGLDVASVRIGGEYGVTKRLSVGGGRSSFEKQYDAFLKYRLLWQSTGKRNMPVSLTLLASSMLKTIKDASDTVKRQSSDRYTYAFQALIARKFSSNFSMQLMPTMVHYNIVPTADIPNDLFSIGAAARLKLTQRTSITAEYYYQLPNSKLPGTYNSFSIGYEVETGGHVFQLHLSNSTGMTERTFINETKGRWSKGDIHFGFNVSRVFNVNTHRRKLPDFNAAPANDTATAKSGSLDSAKKHYVENTFSGIRVINGQSVETTQKGVLNFTILHRFGTLNSGFYNAFGLDAASMRIGFDYGITNRLSIGIGRSTFEKQYDGILKYRALWQSEGKNTMPVSLTLASSMVMKTVRYPSTDTVKRYNTDRYSYSFQAIVARKFGNAFSLQLMPTLIHYNVVPAADIPNDIYALGAAARVRVTPSSCLTFEYYYQLPGRKLPGTYNSFSIGYEIETAGHVFQLHATNSTGMTDRTFIAETTGRWSKGDIRFGFNISRVFVVKKARSINE
- a CDS encoding YceI family protein, encoding MKKLFVFIGIVFCLNVQAQDYLTRNGSVNFYSHTAIEDIKASNNEVVSLLNSTTGAMDFKIAIKSFHFPKQSMEDHFNNENYMSSDKYPRASFSGKITNLSDVNFAKDGTYNVTVEGNLTIKDITKPVKAKGTITVSNGKVTAQSTFNVKRLDYNIVGESFVQKKLADEIQITVNCQYDKR
- the recR gene encoding recombination mediator RecR, which translates into the protein MQLPSTLLENAVNEFAKLPGIGKKTALRMVLHLLKQNANEVELFSETIAKMRREIKFCQRCFNISDSDICAICANRQRKQEMICVVENIRDVIAIESTQQFNGTYHVLGGVISPLDGIGPDQLNIASLVHRIGEEKTAEIIFALSPNIQGDTTIYYIQKKIQHLPCTVTTIARGIAFGGELEYADEMTLARSMANRLPVQQYVKS
- a CDS encoding OB-fold protein — encoded protein: MKRGRKILVVISLLFLAGVTYALYVWNKPHRDVSGEQAISTTATAIFDSFAVNTNKANELYLNKAIEVTGEVSEFKINQAGQAVVYLKTSDPIFGVNCTFKENPGSLSKGTTITFKGICTGFLEDVIINQGIIVKK